The following coding sequences are from one Pigmentibacter sp. JX0631 window:
- a CDS encoding arsenate reductase ArsC encodes MVKKILFLCVANSARSQMAEGLAKNILQKAFIINSAGSKPSEINPYAIKVMNEIGIDISNQSSKSVDEFNLNEFNYIVTLCAEEICPYINSSKAYFLHWPFFDPANKSDSPEESINKFRNVRDEIGKKIKNFKWE; translated from the coding sequence GTGGTAAAAAAAATATTATTCCTCTGTGTTGCGAACTCTGCACGTAGCCAAATGGCCGAAGGATTAGCTAAAAATATACTTCAAAAGGCTTTTATTATAAATAGTGCAGGCTCTAAGCCGAGTGAAATAAATCCTTATGCAATCAAAGTTATGAATGAAATTGGGATTGATATTTCAAATCAGAGTTCAAAATCTGTTGATGAATTCAATTTAAATGAATTTAATTACATTGTTACCCTTTGTGCAGAAGAAATTTGTCCCTATATTAACTCTTCAAAAGCATACTTTTTACATTGGCCTTTTTTCGACCCAGCAAATAAATCAGATAGTCCAGAAGAATCGATCAATAAATTTAGAAATGTTAGAGACGAAATAGGAAAAAAAATTAAGAATTTTAAATGGGAATAA
- a CDS encoding beta-propeller fold lactonase family protein: MNFFSLKKAIFLGCFIFFTFLFYSCSNIPEITDGGYRFAYVIGDTAANTVSLCKVDSGTGALSGCATTASGFNGALSIAISNGYAYVTNISGNTVSLCKVDSGTGAFSGCATTASGFNGPEGIAIFNGYAYVTNIGGNTVSLCKVDSGTGALSGCTITGSGFNGPAGIAISNGFVYVTNNNVSTVSLCNMDSNTGALSGCTTITPSGISNPVDIATANGFAYMTMNGKNVGFCKIDSSTGQFSNCVIKAVGSNGHDGIAVANGFLYLTERSNAVILCNLESVTGALSNCATTTAPTPYPFTARIAIF, encoded by the coding sequence ATGAATTTTTTTTCATTGAAAAAAGCAATCTTTTTAGGCTGTTTCATATTTTTTACTTTTCTGTTTTATTCTTGTTCAAATATTCCTGAAATTACTGATGGTGGCTACCGTTTTGCTTATGTAATTGGTGATACTGCTGCTAACACAGTAAGTCTGTGTAAGGTAGATAGTGGCACAGGGGCATTATCTGGCTGTGCCACTACGGCTTCTGGGTTTAATGGTGCATTAAGTATAGCTATTTCAAATGGTTATGCTTATGTGACCAACATTAGTGGTAACACAGTAAGTCTGTGTAAGGTAGATAGTGGCACAGGGGCATTTTCTGGCTGTGCCACTACAGCTTCTGGGTTTAATGGTCCAGAAGGAATAGCAATTTTCAATGGTTATGCTTATGTGACTAACATTGGTGGTAACACAGTAAGTTTGTGTAAGGTCGATAGTGGCACAGGTGCATTATCTGGCTGCACGATAACTGGATCTGGTTTTAATGGACCTGCTGGAATAGCTATTTCAAATGGATTTGTATATGTGACTAACAATAATGTAAGTACTGTAAGCTTATGTAATATGGATAGTAATACTGGAGCATTAAGCGGTTGCACTACGATAACACCTTCTGGGATTAGTAATCCAGTTGATATAGCTACTGCTAACGGCTTTGCATATATGACTATGAATGGTAAGAATGTAGGTTTTTGTAAAATAGATAGTAGCACGGGACAATTCAGTAACTGCGTGATTAAAGCTGTAGGATCTAACGGTCACGATGGAATAGCCGTCGCCAATGGTTTTCTATATTTGACTGAACGCAGTAATGCAGTAATTTTGTGTAATCTTGAAAGTGTCACGGGAGCGTTATCTAACTGTGCGACAACTACGGCTCCAACTCCGTATCCTTTTACTGCCAGAATAGCTATTTTTTGA
- the hemG gene encoding protoporphyrinogen oxidase → MKQTKKEVAIVGAGISGIRSAYLIAKEAKDNIAKITIYESSDSIGGVLKNTTKNEFKLEHGAQGILLSRKAFWDCLSDLKLTDMLLIPPKSAKRRYLLTPNKFVPITPNVFVLKKNGFLRFRDLFKIFTEVFIKKPQNKNFNDTLYQFFFRHFGKKFTETFLVSLTFGIWGGGAKKILVRYAFPNLLKLENGYGSLLKAFLILSFKNKLKKDTNIKQKGLGSFAQGMEYLVHELYEQFLTICSQKSITVELNLNHKICKIIKISNYFSLESTLENKIKKQSFDCVVYSGQPWRDSNLSLIIDNINFEELQKSYQNLRSMEAHSVAVVGLGTNNENLNSPNGFGALAGEWSKDLLGVIFVHSTYPQHTPKNSKLFRVLIGGDREINISQKSELELIDLAKQRLEETNIVPSNTNYSFEKVIVWENYIPLATVNQDRILESIWKIEAIMPGLFFVGNYLKGPSVSDCLEQAAITCKNVTLFLDGKGKND, encoded by the coding sequence ATGAAACAGACAAAAAAAGAAGTTGCCATTGTTGGAGCAGGAATTTCTGGAATAAGATCCGCTTATCTGATTGCAAAAGAAGCAAAAGATAACATAGCTAAAATTACAATTTATGAATCTAGCGATTCTATTGGTGGAGTTTTAAAAAATACCACAAAAAATGAATTTAAATTAGAACATGGAGCACAGGGCATATTGCTTTCTAGAAAGGCATTTTGGGATTGTTTAAGTGATTTAAAGTTAACAGATATGTTGTTAATTCCTCCTAAAAGTGCAAAAAGAAGATATCTTTTAACGCCAAATAAATTTGTTCCCATTACTCCAAATGTGTTTGTTTTAAAAAAAAATGGATTTCTCCGCTTTCGAGATTTATTTAAAATTTTTACTGAAGTATTTATAAAAAAACCGCAAAATAAAAATTTTAATGATACTTTGTATCAATTTTTTTTCCGTCATTTTGGTAAAAAATTTACAGAAACTTTTTTAGTGTCCCTAACTTTCGGTATTTGGGGTGGTGGAGCGAAAAAAATTTTAGTTCGATATGCTTTTCCTAATTTACTAAAATTAGAAAACGGTTATGGTAGTTTATTAAAAGCTTTTTTGATTCTTTCTTTTAAAAATAAATTAAAGAAAGATACAAATATAAAACAAAAAGGGTTAGGAAGTTTTGCTCAAGGAATGGAATATTTAGTTCATGAATTATATGAACAATTTTTAACAATTTGTTCGCAAAAATCAATAACTGTTGAATTAAATTTGAATCATAAAATTTGTAAAATTATTAAAATTTCTAATTACTTTTCACTTGAGTCCACATTAGAAAATAAAATAAAGAAACAATCATTTGATTGTGTCGTATATTCAGGACAGCCATGGAGAGATAGTAATTTATCACTTATAATCGATAATATTAACTTTGAAGAATTGCAAAAATCTTACCAAAACCTAAGATCTATGGAAGCACATAGTGTTGCTGTTGTAGGTTTAGGAACAAACAATGAAAACTTGAATTCACCAAATGGATTTGGAGCATTAGCTGGAGAATGGTCAAAAGACTTATTAGGAGTCATATTTGTTCATTCAACATATCCTCAACATACACCTAAAAATTCAAAATTATTTAGGGTCCTCATTGGTGGTGATAGAGAAATAAACATTTCACAAAAAAGCGAACTTGAACTCATTGATCTTGCAAAGCAAAGATTAGAAGAAACAAATATAGTTCCAAGCAATACAAACTATTCCTTTGAAAAAGTAATAGTTTGGGAAAATTATATACCATTAGCTACTGTAAATCAGGACAGAATTCTTGAATCGATTTGGAAAATAGAAGCTATTATGCCTGGGCTTTTCTTTGTTGGAAATTACTTAAAAGGCCCCTCTGTTTCTGACTGTCTTGAACAAGCGGCAATAACTTGTAAAAACGTTACACTTTTTTTGGATGGAAAAGGAAAAAATGATTAA